Part of the Flavobacterium sp. KS-LB2 genome is shown below.
ATAGATTTCATTGAAAGAGTGTCCGCCTTTGATACAAGGGTCGTTTGTAAATATCCTCAATCCCCATTCTTTCACTTTTAAGTCGTTTATCACACAGAAATTATTAAACACTTGAGAAAAATCACTGCAAACACCGCCTTCGCCATTTATCATTTTTCTTAATGCTAAATCTGAGGCTTTACCTAATCCGGGGCCTCCTTTTATGTAGTTTCTTAACCAAATAGCTATCTGCATGGCTTTATCTAGATCAGTTAATGTGGCTTTATTGTGCGTGAAAATGAGCGGATTCAGGTCAAAATAAATATTGGGTATATCTGTAGTTTTATTTAAGCTGTTGTAACAAAAACGGTTAATCTTGTCAAAAGAGGTCTTTTTAGACAGTAAGTTAAACCGTATTTTGTATAATAGCGGATGTCTGCGGAAATACCAGATTAATGATCTACTCATTTTTCAATAATTATCATGTTAGTAAACAATTAAAATAAAGAAATCTTATTTGCAAATAATTTATACGTAACTATTTACAAATCAAGTAGGTATTGTCAAATATACTAAAAATAATAATTCAAAAATAAAAAGTGAGATTTAAATAAAGGTACCAAAACACAAAAAAAGCCCCAATTAGGAACTTTATTTTTTATTTTTTTAAGTAAAAAAATGAGTAGAAGCTCTTTTTATCTTTGTAAATAACTTATTTCATTGGAAAATTTGCTTCGAAAGCTTTAAATCGATTATCTAAATCTTTAAGCAATTGTTTTTTTACAGAAGCCTCTTTTATAAAGCTGTAATTGATGCTGTTGTATACATATTGCTTGATATCTGTGTACGAAACGTCTTTGTATCTTTTAGCTAATAATACATATTGTTCGGTCACGTTCGTGCGTAAGATACCAGCATCATCGGTGCTGATTACTATGGGTACATCAAAATTTTTATACAATGTCAAAGGATGACGGCTTTCTTTTACTTTTAAAATGAATTCGTTACTCACTAAATTGATTTCGATAGGAATACTTTTCTTCGCCATGTAGCGCAATAAATCATACGAATCTTTCTCATAAGCTATATCGACTCCATGACCAATACGATTGGCTCCTGCATTATAAACAGCGGCTCCAATATGCCAAGTCAATTCTTCAGGTTGCACTAAACCAAGAGTTAGTTCACCAGCATGCATCGTATATTTTACATTTGGATAACGCGAATGACAGTATTTAAAAAGGAGCATGTGCAACCAATAATCTTTCATTGAAGTTTCGCCATCTTCGGGAGAAACAATATTAACACCAGCCATTAAAGGACTTTGATCTGCCGAAATGAATGCGATTACCAGATTCTTAAATAAATCGACTGGCTCCATAAAACGCAATACAAAATTTTGATAGCGCATTGTAAATTGCTTGTCGTCAATTTTTAAATCATTGTGTAACTTAGCAACAAAGTTAGTATTGAAATCATTGGCGTAAGATGCAGCATTTTTCTTAATTAACGAGCTGTAAAGGGAATCTAATGCTTTAGTGATTGCTTTTTCGTCTTTCGCCAAAGCTAATTTTCGCAATCTAACGTTAAATGGCGTCAAATCATCCGTATTCATGGTCGTTGGAATTGTAGACAATTGTGTCTCAATGTAACTGACATTTTCTGAAATCGCTCTATTTTTCAATTCCAATAATCCTGGACCAAAATTTCCTTTAATCGCCGGTTCAAACTTCATAAATGATTCAAAAAACAACTTGTCCGAAGGGTAATCTACATGATTATAATCTTTTACAGACCATTTCTGCATGATTTTTTGTTTGTAAGCATCTAAAGTTCCGTTGTTTTTTAATGTTGAAAATTGTTCCCAGTTTCCTGTGGATGGCCTCTCTTTTGACACATCCATGGTTTCTGTATTCAGATAAAAATTTTCAGTTATAGCATGCTGTAATAAGGGTTCGGCATAAATAGAACCGGAGAAATGATGGTGTAAATCCCCACCTTTTGGCATTTGGGAAAAGAAAGCAGTTAATTCAGCTTCATTATTTCTAATCTTTTCAAAATAGTCATTCGTTGATTGAGAATAACTGAAATTGATAAGAAAAGCGAAGAATAAAGTTTGTAATAATTTCATAGGTATATTGATTGCGTCGATAATATTGTTAGAAGTATTTATCTTTAAAGAGCATTTTATTTCAAAGTATGATTCAGAGCAATTTTAAATTGAATCCAATGTCTTGTGGCTAAACTTTCTTTTAAAAAATGATTATTTTTTACAAATTTACATAATTTCAATATCTGTTTTGGGAAACGAGATAAAAGTTTTAAATTTGCAAATCTTATGAAAAAAAATACAATATTTACCTCTCAAGTTACTCCGCCTTGATTTATAGTCTTTAAATCGAGGGATTCTCTCAAAAAAAGTTTATCGAATTTTTTTTTCGATGCAAATCCTGTATGTGAATTTGTATCGGGTCTTATTATTATAATTATCTTATGAAAAGAGTATTTAACTTATTTGATTTTTCACAAAAAGTCAATTATCGAACAGAAATTTTAGCGGGAGTAACGGTTGCTATGACCATGATTCCAGAATCCTTATCTTTTGCAATCGTAGCTGGTT
Proteins encoded:
- a CDS encoding adenosine deaminase; translated protein: MKLLQTLFFAFLINFSYSQSTNDYFEKIRNNEAELTAFFSQMPKGGDLHHHFSGSIYAEPLLQHAITENFYLNTETMDVSKERPSTGNWEQFSTLKNNGTLDAYKQKIMQKWSVKDYNHVDYPSDKLFFESFMKFEPAIKGNFGPGLLELKNRAISENVSYIETQLSTIPTTMNTDDLTPFNVRLRKLALAKDEKAITKALDSLYSSLIKKNAASYANDFNTNFVAKLHNDLKIDDKQFTMRYQNFVLRFMEPVDLFKNLVIAFISADQSPLMAGVNIVSPEDGETSMKDYWLHMLLFKYCHSRYPNVKYTMHAGELTLGLVQPEELTWHIGAAVYNAGANRIGHGVDIAYEKDSYDLLRYMAKKSIPIEINLVSNEFILKVKESRHPLTLYKNFDVPIVISTDDAGILRTNVTEQYVLLAKRYKDVSYTDIKQYVYNSINYSFIKEASVKKQLLKDLDNRFKAFEANFPMK